TCATCAATATTCACATAAAAATAATAATATTAAATTAAATCATTCATATATCGTTGATGAATTAATAAGTTATATTTTAAATAATTTTACTATTTTAAAATATAATCATATCATGAATAAAAAAGAACTTCTTAAACATTTTTTGAATACAAATAGAAATTTAAGAAATTTTAATAATTTTACAATACAAAAAAAAAATTACAAAAAATCTTTTTTAATTAAAAATATCCCTAATAATTCTCAAAAAATTAATTTTCAAAAATTTTTATTATTTTGGAAAAATCCCATTTTTTACTTTTTTAATAAACAACTCAAAATAAAATTTCATTCTGATGAAATATATTCAAAAACAAAAAAATATGCACCATTTTCGATAAGTAAAATCAACCAAATACTAATTAATAAACAGATAATTCAAGATTATAAAGAACATAAAAATATTGATCAATTATTTTTATTTTATAAAAATACAGGAATACTACCAAATAAAAATTTTGATATAATATTTTGGGAACAACAAAAAAAAAAAATACAACAATTATTAAAAAAAATACCACACTTTCACAACAATCATATTACAAAAGAATTTCATATACCTATACAAAAATATATCATGTATGGAAAAATCGAACTACACAACCACCAAAACATATTAATATGTCCAAAAAATATATTACAATTTCAAGATATTATGGAATTATGGATTAAACATTTAATATACTGTATCATTGGAGGAGAAAAAAAAAGTATCATCTTCAGTATTCCAAACAAAATATCAATATTTTATCCAATAAAGAAAAAAATTGCTTCCATATATTTAGGTCATTATCTTAAAGGATATGTACAGGGATTACAAAATCCAATTATCCTCACTAATTCAGGAATACAATGGATATATAGTATATATGATAAAAAAAAAAATACTTTTTCTAAAAATAAAAAAAAAAAAATAATATCAGAAAAAAAATTATTTGATACATGGCATGGTAAGAATAATATTGGAGAAAAAAAAAATATTTATATAAAGAAATTAATACCTATACTTAATAAAAGTAATATTAACATAATTAAAAAAAATGCTGCAAAATGGATTATACCTATCATAAAAAAGCAAAAAATAAAAACATTATAATTTTCTTAAAATATAATATATTACATGATAAATAACATGAATAAAAATATTTCTCAACCGATTAATATTATTAATACTCCAATTAATAAAATATGTTTAATAGAAGCATCTGCTGGAACAGGAAAAACATTTACAACATCATTATTATATTTAAGAATATTATTAGGTATCAATACAAAAAAATATCCTATTAACAAAATTTTAGTAGTAACATTTACCAAACTAGCACAAGAAAATTTATTAAATAAAATCAAACAATATATTCTTACTTTACAAGAATCATGTATTAATAAAAAAATAAAAAAAACATCTGTATTAAAAATATTATTTAACTACATTAATGATTTTAACAAATCATACACTATATTAAAAAATGCTATTGAAAATATCAATCATTGTGCAATATATACAATAGATAAATTTTTTCAAAAAATTACAACATGCAATACTTTTAAATTTAATTTAATAAACAAAAAAAAAATTATTAATGAAGAAAAAATAATATTTTTAGAAGCAACAATACAATATTGGAAAAAATACTATTATTTTACACCAATTAAAATTACATATATAATATATTTTTTTTTTAAAAATCCTCAAAAATTATTAAAGATCATAAAAACGTTCCATAACAACATCAATAAAAAAAAAATATATCAAAATTATTCTATCGAAAAAATTTATCAAAATTGTGAAATATTTTACCAAAAATTAAAAGTAGTAAAAAAAAATTGGCTATTAAAAAAAAATGATATTCTTCAAATTATTACAAATTCTTCCGTAAACAAACGAATATATCACAAAAGAAATTTATTAAATTGGATCAATAAAATATCCTTATGGGCAAATATCAAAAAAGATATTGAAAAATATCACCTTCCAAAAGAATTAAAATATTTTCAAAAAAAAGTTTTAAATATAAAAAACAAAAAATACAATGTTCAAATTTTTTCAAAAATTGAAGAAATATTTTATGTATTCTTGAATATTAAAGAACAATTCATCCATCATGCTATACAAAAAATTCATATTATAATTCAAAAAATAAAAAAAAAAAAATCTATTATTAACTTTTATGAGATATCCAAAAAAATATATCAATATATTAAAAAATATCAATATTCTGAAACGATACGTAATCATTTTCCAGTAGCTTTTATTGATGAATTTCAAGACATTGATACTTACCAACTAAAAGTATTTTACGAAATATATATTAAATCTCAACACCCAATAGTACTTATTGGAGATCCTAAACAATCAATATATAGCTTTAGAAAATCATATATTTCAAATTACTTCAATATTAAAAAAAAAATCAAAAACCATTATTCTCTGAATACTAATTGGAGATCTGCTAAAAATATTAATGATGGTGTGAATTATTTATTTAGCAAAATACAATATCCCTTTTTTACAAAAAAAATAAATTTTTTACCAACTATTACCCCAAAAAATAATAAAAATATTTTTTTAAATATTAATGAAAAAGATTACTCAGGATTTCATATTTTATATAATAAAAAAAAAAAAAATATACAAGAATTTCAAGAATGGATTTCGGAACAATGTGCACAAAATATTTCATATTGGTTAAAAAATATAGATATAAAAAAAGCAGTTTTTTTTTATAAAAACAAAAAAAAAATATTACAAAAAAAAGATATCGCTATTTTAGTACAAAATAAATTAGAAGCGCAAATTATACAAAAAAAACTAAATAATTTAAATATTACTTCTGAATATTTATCAAATAATAAAAATATTTATCATAGTCAAGAATCTTACGAATTATTATGGATACTAGAATCTCTTCTTGACATCAAAAATATTAATTTATTGAAAAAAGCTTGTTTTACCAATATCCTCTCAATAAGTATTAATGATATTTTTAATATTAATCATGATACTAAAACATTATCTAGAATTATAAAAAAATTTAATCAATATGATATCATTTGGAAAAAACATGGAATATTTAATTTAATTCAACATATTGCTATACAAAATCATCAAAATAATTATTATACTAATTTTGATTACATAATATGTATTGGAGAAAAACTACAAGAAAAAAATGAAGAATGTCGTGATGCAAAAGAATTAATAACATGGTTTAAAAAGAAAATTTACGAAGAAAAAAACAAAAAATTAATATTAACAAAAAATAATAATACAAATATAAAAATTCTTTCTATTCATAAATCTAAAGGATTAGAATTTCCAGTAGTATGGATTCCTTTTGGTATTTCTGAAAAGAAATATATAAAAAAAAAAAATACATTGTCTTATTCATATAATTTATCAGAAGAAATTCGATTACTTTATGTAGCATGTACAAGAGCTATTGTACATTGTAGTATAGGTATCACTACATTACCTAATGAAAATACAAACAGTTGCACTAATATCCACCATTTTGCTTTAGGATATATCATACAGAATGGTATACAAATGAACTGCTTTAACTTCAATAAAGAAATAGAAAAAATAAAAAAAAAAAAAATTATTAAAATCAATGATACAATTGAAAAAGAAAAAAACTACAAAAAAAATATCACTATTCAAAAAAAAAATACATATAGTATACAAAAAACAAAAAAAATCACAATACAATATAACACAAGTTTTTCAAATTTACAAAAATTTCTGAATAAAAATAAAGAAGAAGTAAATAATAAAATACACAAATTAAAAAAATATAATAATATTATTAATATACACAATTTTCCAAAAGGTAAAATATATGGAGCATTCCTACACAAAATATTACAAAAAATAAACTTTCATAAAAAAATCAACCAAAAATTCTTATCTGATTGTATCAAAAAAATTCAAATTTCGGAAAAATGGATACCAATTATCAAAGTATGGGTAGAAAATATTTTATCCATGCCATTAAAAAAAAATAGCAATATGAAATTAATGAATATGAATAACAATAATAGTATAAAAGAATTTCAATTTTCTCTTCCAATAAAAAAAAAAATCACAAAAATAAAATTAAAAGAATTTTTTAAAAAACATGATTATAACTATAAAAATATTAACATTACAAATATTCAAGGAATGTTAAATGGCTCTATTGATTTAGTCGTACTATGGGAAAAAAAATATTATTTAATTGATTATAAATCAAATTGGTTAGGAGAAAATAACCAATGTTATAATAAAGAAAATATTCAAAATGAAATAATTAATAATCAATACGATTTACAATATCAAATCTATTCTTTAGCATTACACAAATATTTAAAAATAAAAGTTTCAAATTATTCTTTTAATAATCATTTTGGAGGAATATTTTATATATTTATACGATCTATAGAAAAAAATTGTAAAAATAATGGTATATTTTTTATACTACCAAAAAAATCTTTCATAAATAATTTATATAAATTAATTCATTAAATATATATTATGATTAAACTATTAAAAATAGCAATACAAAAAAAATTAATTAGAAATATTGATTTAGAATTTGCAAAATTAATTTGTAAAAAAAAAAAAAATATTAATTTATTAGTTTTTACATGCCTAAGTTATTATAGTAGCATAGGAAACACTTACTTACCAATTAACATTTTTCAAGAAAAAAAATTCTTTCCTAGTAGAGAAAAACTATTAACACAAAAAATTATAAAAAAAATTTCTTATATTAAAGATTGGAAACAAGAATTACTCAAAGATAATATAATCGGTAATGGAGAAAGTGATACACCAATCGTGATTGAAAAAAATAACATATATCTTTATAAAAATTGGTATATTGAAAAAAAAATTGTAAATTTTTTTAAAAATCAAAAGAATAATATATTAAACATAGAAGACAATATTATTAATAAATATATAAAAGAAATAAGTAAAATACCATCTAAACAAAATAAAATTGCTATCAGTCTTATATTAATTAATAAAATTACTTTTATTATTGGTGGACCCGGAACAGGAAAAACAAATATTATTCAAGAAATTGTTAATATTTTTACAAAAATATATGATATTCACTACAAAATAAAAATTGCAGCTTTTACTGGAAAAGCAAAAAATTGTATTATTGAAAAATTAAAAAATAATAATAACTATATTATTAAAAGTAAAAATAATACAATAAAAATTACTACAATACACAAATTACTTAGAATAAATACAAAATATAATTATACATATTTTAATAAATATAATAAATTAATTGCAGATGTTATTATTATAGATGAAACTTCTATGGTAGATTTATTAATGATGAATAAATTACTTGATGCAATTTCTCAAAATACAAAAATAATTTTTTTAGGAGATAAAAATCAGTTACCTACAATAGAAAATGGATCTATTCTTAAAGATATTTGTTATTATGCAAATAATAAATACAGTGAAAGAATATCTAAAATAATTTACAAAATGACAAACTATCATACTATTATAAATAATCATCACTTGAATTACATAAATGATTGTATTTATATCTTAAAAAAACAATACAGATTTTCAAAAAAATCAGAGATTAATATCTTTGCAAATGCTATTATTAAAAAAAAAAATGATATATTGAATAAAATTCTACAAAACAAATTTCATAACATTATTATATATAATATAACAAATACAAAAAAATATTCTAATATGATTAATACAATTGCATTATATTACTTAAAATACATCAATACAATCAACATGGAAAATAATATCATAAATATGATAAATATTTTTAATAAATATAGATCATTATGTGTTATGAAAAGTACTATGTTTGGAACAAAAAAAATTAATAACAATATCGAAGATGCAATAATTAAAAAAATTAAATTTAAAAAATATCGTATTGATAATAATTATTGGTATTTTGGAAAACCAATTATTTTTAATAAAAATAATAAAAATTTAAATTTGTATAATGGAGATATTGGAATTACCACAAAAAATAAAAAAAATCAATTACAAGTTTCTTTTTTGTCAACAAAAAATCATGTAATTAACATACCAATTAATATTTTAAATAAAAAAGAATACGATGTTGCTTGGAGTATTACAATACATAAATCCCAAGGTTCAGAATTTCAAGAAATAGCAATTATATTACCAAATAGATTTAATATTCTTTTAACTACAGAACTATTATATACAGCTATTACAAGAGCTAAAAAAAAAATTCAAATATTTACAGAGAATAAAATACTAATAAAAACTTTTTATAATCAAATTATTCGATATAACGGAATAAAAAATATGTTATAAAAACATTAATAAATAATATTGAAAGAATATTCAAATATTTATTTTTTGCGGGAGCTGGATTTGAACCAGCGACCTTCGGGTTATGAGCCCGACGAGCTACCATACTGCTCCACCCCGCTATATATCTAATTATATAGATTTTACACATAAAAGTCAATATTTAAAATTATATTATACTATCAATCATCATGCATGAATGCAAAATAAGGAAATCATTGTGGAACCTGTAGATAAAAATTTTCAAAAAAATAATATCACAATTCTTGAAGGAGATTTAAGATTAAAAACATCTAAAATCGCTATTATTGTACCAAGATTTAATGATTTTATTAATCAACATTTGTTGTTCGGAGCATTAGATGCATTAAAAAGGATAGGAAATCTTAAAAATAATAATATTCATATTATTAGAATACCAGGTGCTTATGAAATACCAATAATATCTAACATTATTGCTAATACAGAAAAATATAATGGTATTATAGCATTGGGTACTATCATACAAGGAGAAACTAAACATTTCGATATGATCGCGAGTACAATTTTTAATAAAATATCAGAAATTAGTATAAAAAATACCATTCCCATATCATTAGGAATACTTACTACTAACACTGTTGAACAGGCAATACAAAGAGCAGGAGTAAAATATGGAAATAAAGGATATGAAGCAGCAATTACTATATTAGAAATGATCAATCTTATTCAAATTATTTACAAAAAAGATTAATACATTAATATAATGTATATATGTTATCAATGATATAAAATTAATAATACCAATGCAATATGAATGATACATTAAAATATTCAAAATACCTCAAAGACCTTTTTTTTATGAAAAAAGCTATTAAATTAGCTCAAAAAGGAAAATATACTACACATCCCAATCCAAATGTAGGTTGTATAATTGTAAAAAATAATAAAATCGTTGGAACAGGTTGGCATGAAAAAGCAGGCAGTAACCATGCAGAAGTAAATGCTATTAATATGGCAGGGAAATTAGCAAAACATGGAACAGCATATATTTCATTAGAACCATGTAATCACTTCGGAAAAACACCACCATGCTGTAAATTAATTGTAAAATCGGGTATTACAAGAGTTGTAATTTCTATACTAGATCCTAATCCCAAAGTTTCTGGTCAAGGTATTCAATACTTACAAAAACATGGTATTCAAACAACAGTAGGAATTTTGTCTCAACAATCTCAAAAAATTAATTTGGGATTTTTTAAAAGAATGCAAACCGGAATACCATGGATTCAGTTAAAAATGGCCATTTCAATAGACGGAAAAACATCTATGAAAAACGGTGAAAGTAAATGGATTACTTCTCAAGAATCTATAAACAATGTTCACAAATTTCGAGCACTAAGTTCAGCTATTTTAAGTACCAGTACAACAATTTTACATGATAATCCAATATTAACTGCAAGATATTATAAAAAAATACATAATAACTCATACCAATCATATTTACAACCTATACGTATTATTATCGATAGCAAAAATCAGGTTCAACCAATACATAATATCATTCAAAATAATAATGGAAAAGTTTGGTTGATTCGATTACAAAAAGATGATAAAAATTGGCCAAAACATGTAAAACAGATTATACTACCACAATATAAAAAAAAAATTCATTTAAAAAAACTATTTAAATTTTTAGGTAGTCAAGGTATTAATATTATATGGACAGAATGTGGACCAAATTTATATAGTAAATTATTAAATATGAATTTGATAGATGAATTAATACTATATATTGCACCAAAAATGCTAGGTAACACAGCAAAATCATTGTATTTCAGCAAAAAAAATATAACTCTTTCTGAAGTACCAAAATTTAGTTTTCAGAATATTAAAAAATTTGGAACCGATATCAGAGTCATACTCAAACCAAAAAATTGAAAATAACAATAATATTACACATATTTTTTCATAAAATATTAAGGCAATATATGGAAATAAATACTAGAACAAAAACTAGACAATTGATCATACAAATTTTGTATGCATGGGAATTATCTCAAAATAATATTTTTGATATTCAAAAACAATACTTAGGAAGTATAAATAATAAAAACATTGATATTCATTATTTACATGACATTATTACTGGAATTCGTAACCACTGTCATATAATAGATAAAAAAATTACTTTATATTTACATCGTGCATCAAAAGAACTTGGACAAATCGAAAAAGCTATTTTAAGATTATCTTTTTACGAACTATATGAAAGATTAGATATTCCTTATAAAGTATCTATTAATGAAAGTATTGAATTAGCAAAATTATTTGGATCCCAAAATAGTCATAAATTTATTAATGGAATATTAGATCAAGTATGTAAAAAAATAAAAAACAATCATTAAAAATACTATAATATAAAATATTTTAAAATTTTTATAAAAATTTTATTATTTTTTAAAAAATTTATATTAATATTTTAAATGTATAAAAATACTAATATTATAACTAAAATACGTAAAAATATAACTGTAATAATAAAATGATATATAGTATATCAAAAAATATAAATTATTTAAAAATATTATGAAAAAAAATATGTACCCATTATGGAATGAAAATATTGCTAAAGCAATTGCAAAAACAGAAAATATTATTTTAAATAAAAAACATTGGGAAATAATATATTTAATTAGAAAATGTTATGATGATTTCAATATCATCCCTCCAAGTAGAATGTTATTTAACATAATAAAAAAAAAACTGGGGAAAAAATATAGCAATAATATATATATATTATCCTTATTTCCAAAGGGTATTGCTAAACAAGCAAATAAAATTGCAGGATTACCAAAATCAAATATATGTTTATAGAATATAATAATTGTAAAGTGTTACAAAAATTAAAATATATAATTAAATATAGAATATAAACATCATATTTAAAGAAATAATAATAATAATTGACCAATAAAATAAAAATTTAGCAAAAAAAATTCGTATAGGAAAAATATAAAATAAATACGTAAATAATAACCATAAAAAATTTAAAACAGTTAATATTATTAAGAATTTGATATCAATAAAATGCAAAAGATATAATAAAAATATCAAAAATGTAAAAAAAATAATATAAAATAACATTTGTTTAATTGTTTCTATAACACCATATACTGTAACAATATTACGTATATTCGCTAGTAGATAATCTTCTTTATACAATATGTAAATAGAATATGAATGAGGGACTTGCCAAATACAAAATATGAAAAATAATAATATTGACTTTGAATCAATATTATTAGAAACGGAACAATATCCAACCATTGGGGGTATTGCTCCAGAAATACTACCAATCATAGTAGAATATATCGATATTCTTTTTGTATATATACTATATAATACTACATAAAAAAAGAATCCCAGAATAGATAATAAACAAGATAGTATATTCACTTGTAATAAAAATATTAATACACTAAATAAAAATAATAATACTGCAACAATTTTTATAACAAAAATATTCACAATAGATTTTACTAATATTCTTTTTTGAGTACGAACCATTTTTTT
The sequence above is drawn from the Buchnera aphidicola (Myzocallis carpini) genome and encodes:
- the ribD gene encoding bifunctional diaminohydroxyphosphoribosylaminopyrimidine deaminase/5-amino-6-(5-phosphoribosylamino)uracil reductase RibD, yielding MKKAIKLAQKGKYTTHPNPNVGCIIVKNNKIVGTGWHEKAGSNHAEVNAINMAGKLAKHGTAYISLEPCNHFGKTPPCCKLIVKSGITRVVISILDPNPKVSGQGIQYLQKHGIQTTVGILSQQSQKINLGFFKRMQTGIPWIQLKMAISIDGKTSMKNGESKWITSQESINNVHKFRALSSAILSTSTTILHDNPILTARYYKKIHNNSYQSYLQPIRIIIDSKNQVQPIHNIIQNNNGKVWLIRLQKDDKNWPKHVKQIILPQYKKKIHLKKLFKFLGSQGINIIWTECGPNLYSKLLNMNLIDELILYIAPKMLGNTAKSLYFSKKNITLSEVPKFSFQNIKKFGTDIRVILKPKN
- the nusB gene encoding transcription antitermination factor NusB, giving the protein MEINTRTKTRQLIIQILYAWELSQNNIFDIQKQYLGSINNKNIDIHYLHDIITGIRNHCHIIDKKITLYLHRASKELGQIEKAILRLSFYELYERLDIPYKVSINESIELAKLFGSQNSHKFINGILDQVCKKIKNNH
- the recB gene encoding exodeoxyribonuclease V subunit beta is translated as MNKNISQPINIINTPINKICLIEASAGTGKTFTTSLLYLRILLGINTKKYPINKILVVTFTKLAQENLLNKIKQYILTLQESCINKKIKKTSVLKILFNYINDFNKSYTILKNAIENINHCAIYTIDKFFQKITTCNTFKFNLINKKKIINEEKIIFLEATIQYWKKYYYFTPIKITYIIYFFFKNPQKLLKIIKTFHNNINKKKIYQNYSIEKIYQNCEIFYQKLKVVKKNWLLKKNDILQIITNSSVNKRIYHKRNLLNWINKISLWANIKKDIEKYHLPKELKYFQKKVLNIKNKKYNVQIFSKIEEIFYVFLNIKEQFIHHAIQKIHIIIQKIKKKKSIINFYEISKKIYQYIKKYQYSETIRNHFPVAFIDEFQDIDTYQLKVFYEIYIKSQHPIVLIGDPKQSIYSFRKSYISNYFNIKKKIKNHYSLNTNWRSAKNINDGVNYLFSKIQYPFFTKKINFLPTITPKNNKNIFLNINEKDYSGFHILYNKKKKNIQEFQEWISEQCAQNISYWLKNIDIKKAVFFYKNKKKILQKKDIAILVQNKLEAQIIQKKLNNLNITSEYLSNNKNIYHSQESYELLWILESLLDIKNINLLKKACFTNILSISINDIFNINHDTKTLSRIIKKFNQYDIIWKKHGIFNLIQHIAIQNHQNNYYTNFDYIICIGEKLQEKNEECRDAKELITWFKKKIYEEKNKKLILTKNNNTNIKILSIHKSKGLEFPVVWIPFGISEKKYIKKKNTLSYSYNLSEEIRLLYVACTRAIVHCSIGITTLPNENTNSCTNIHHFALGYIIQNGIQMNCFNFNKEIEKIKKKKIIKINDTIEKEKNYKKNITIQKKNTYSIQKTKKITIQYNTSFSNLQKFLNKNKEEVNNKIHKLKKYNNIINIHNFPKGKIYGAFLHKILQKINFHKKINQKFLSDCIKKIQISEKWIPIIKVWVENILSMPLKKNSNMKLMNMNNNNSIKEFQFSLPIKKKITKIKLKEFFKKHDYNYKNINITNIQGMLNGSIDLVVLWEKKYYLIDYKSNWLGENNQCYNKENIQNEIINNQYDLQYQIYSLALHKYLKIKVSNYSFNNHFGGIFYIFIRSIEKNCKNNGIFFILPKKSFINNLYKLIH
- the cyoE gene encoding heme o synthase gives rise to the protein MKKYFQLIKPGIIFANLISVLGGFFFFQNNYNINFHILFFVLIAISCMIGSGCIFNNIIDIDIDKKMVRTQKRILVKSIVNIFVIKIVAVLLFLFSVLIFLLQVNILSCLLSILGFFFYVVLYSIYTKRISIYSTMIGSISGAIPPMVGYCSVSNNIDSKSILLFFIFCIWQVPHSYSIYILYKEDYLLANIRNIVTVYGVIETIKQMLFYIIFFTFLIFLLYLLHFIDIKFLIILTVLNFLWLLFTYLFYIFPIRIFFAKFLFYWSIIIIISLNMMFIFYI
- the ribE gene encoding 6,7-dimethyl-8-ribityllumazine synthase; the encoded protein is MEPVDKNFQKNNITILEGDLRLKTSKIAIIVPRFNDFINQHLLFGALDALKRIGNLKNNNIHIIRIPGAYEIPIISNIIANTEKYNGIIALGTIIQGETKHFDMIASTIFNKISEISIKNTIPISLGILTTNTVEQAIQRAGVKYGNKGYEAAITILEMINLIQIIYKKD
- a CDS encoding TusE/DsrC/DsvC family sulfur relay protein — encoded protein: MKKNMYPLWNENIAKAIAKTENIILNKKHWEIIYLIRKCYDDFNIIPPSRMLFNIIKKKLGKKYSNNIYILSLFPKGIAKQANKIAGLPKSNICL
- the recD gene encoding exodeoxyribonuclease V subunit alpha, whose product is MIKLLKIAIQKKLIRNIDLEFAKLICKKKKNINLLVFTCLSYYSSIGNTYLPINIFQEKKFFPSREKLLTQKIIKKISYIKDWKQELLKDNIIGNGESDTPIVIEKNNIYLYKNWYIEKKIVNFFKNQKNNILNIEDNIINKYIKEISKIPSKQNKIAISLILINKITFIIGGPGTGKTNIIQEIVNIFTKIYDIHYKIKIAAFTGKAKNCIIEKLKNNNNYIIKSKNNTIKITTIHKLLRINTKYNYTYFNKYNKLIADVIIIDETSMVDLLMMNKLLDAISQNTKIIFLGDKNQLPTIENGSILKDICYYANNKYSERISKIIYKMTNYHTIINNHHLNYINDCIYILKKQYRFSKKSEINIFANAIIKKKNDILNKILQNKFHNIIIYNITNTKKYSNMINTIALYYLKYINTINMENNIINMINIFNKYRSLCVMKSTMFGTKKINNNIEDAIIKKIKFKKYRIDNNYWYFGKPIIFNKNNKNLNLYNGDIGITTKNKKNQLQVSFLSTKNHVINIPINILNKKEYDVAWSITIHKSQGSEFQEIAIILPNRFNILLTTELLYTAITRAKKKIQIFTENKILIKTFYNQIIRYNGIKNML